The Primulina huaijiensis isolate GDHJ02 chromosome 12, ASM1229523v2, whole genome shotgun sequence genome has a window encoding:
- the LOC140989300 gene encoding DNA repair RAD52-like protein 2, chloroplastic gives MALQTPKLFLHPSEPPMLLRHAPTRLNFRISAVSGGNSSSGKKGSAAPAPNSNYVVPLDKSSCITRPLAEILRDLNKRIPDNIINTQDHQSTFIPWYQANRMLSFYAPGWCGEIRDVIFSENGSVTVVYRVTVRGSDGEAHRESTGMVLADDVGSSTDPVAKAEEIAFCRACARFGLGLYLYHDV, from the exons ATGGCCCTCCAAACCCCTAAACTCTTTCTTCACCCATCGGAGCCGCCGATGCTGCTCCGCCACGCTCCCACCCGCCTCAATTTTCGCATTTCTGCGGTCTCCGGCGGCAATAGCAGTAGTGGTAAGAAGGGGAGTGCCGCCCCCGCCCCGAATTCCAATTACGTGGTGCCTCTGGACAAGTCTTCCTGCATCACTCGTCCCCTTGCTGAGATTCTACGTGACCTCAACAAGAGGATCCCCgataatatcatcaacactCAGGATCATCAATCCACCTTCATCCCCTG GTACCAGGCCAATCGTATGCTCAGCTTTTATGCTCCAG GTTGGTGTGGAGAAATTCGTGATGTTATATTTTCGGAAAATGGAAGTGTGACAGTGGTTTACCGTGTCACTGTACGAGGATCGGATGGAGAG GCACATCGTGAATCGACTGGGATGGTGTTAGCCGATGATGTCGGCAGTTCAACAGATCCTGTTGCCAAAGCGGAGGAAATAGCTTTTTGCAGAGCTTGTGCTCGGTTTGGACTCGGCTTATATCTTTATCATGATGTTTAG
- the LOC140989251 gene encoding uncharacterized protein isoform X1: MAMRSVITRSGVRGLMEGSKGTWALGPRYYSDGKGRILSEEERAQETVYIQKMERERAEKLKKKAELEKAEKEKAGKKAEEQTQKS; this comes from the exons ATGGCGATGAGATCTGTGATAACACGCAGCGGAGTTCGTGGTTTAATGGAAGGTAGCAAGGGAACATGGGCTCTGGGGCCGCGTTATTACTCTGATGGCAAAGGTAGAATTCTCAGCGAGGAAGAACGCGCTCAGGAAACCGTCTACATTCAG aaaatggagagggagagaGCGGAAAAGTTGAAGAAGAAGGCCGAGCTTGAAAAAGCTGAGAAGGAGAAAGCTGGCAAG AAGGCTGAAGAACAGACTCAAAAAAGCTGA
- the LOC140989251 gene encoding uncharacterized protein isoform X2 yields MAMRSVITRSGVRGLMEGSKGTWALGPRYYSDGKGRILSEEERAQETVYIQKMERERAEKLKKKAELEKAEKEKAGKAEEQTQKS; encoded by the exons ATGGCGATGAGATCTGTGATAACACGCAGCGGAGTTCGTGGTTTAATGGAAGGTAGCAAGGGAACATGGGCTCTGGGGCCGCGTTATTACTCTGATGGCAAAGGTAGAATTCTCAGCGAGGAAGAACGCGCTCAGGAAACCGTCTACATTCAG aaaatggagagggagagaGCGGAAAAGTTGAAGAAGAAGGCCGAGCTTGAAAAAGCTGAGAAGGAGAAAGCTGGCAAG GCTGAAGAACAGACTCAAAAAAGCTGA